From one Halothece sp. PCC 7418 genomic stretch:
- the nblB gene encoding phycobilisome degradation protein NblB yields the protein MDITPESVATLLNSEDYGDRLTGINQLRQLDPAEAFPLIQPLINDTNVRVRYAAVSQMSSLGAVDRQQALILLRDRLRNESEADVQAAAADALGGLKLTEALDDLIELYHHTEEWLVEFSVIACLGEMGDPRSFDVLTEALQSENNLVKTVAIGSLGELGDQRAVEVLEPFVSDEDWQARSRLVQALSRLGGDKAQSLLQQLAQDEVEQVAEEAKTALNTSTQR from the coding sequence ATGGATATCACACCTGAATCTGTTGCAACCCTGCTTAACTCCGAAGATTACGGCGATCGCTTAACAGGGATTAACCAGTTACGACAACTCGATCCTGCTGAGGCGTTTCCCCTGATTCAACCGTTGATTAATGATACAAATGTCCGTGTGCGCTATGCTGCAGTGAGTCAGATGAGTAGTTTGGGGGCTGTGGATCGTCAGCAGGCTTTAATTTTACTGCGCGATCGGCTTCGTAATGAGTCGGAAGCAGATGTGCAAGCTGCTGCTGCGGATGCGTTGGGAGGCTTAAAATTAACGGAAGCCCTTGATGATTTAATCGAGTTATATCACCACACGGAAGAATGGCTGGTGGAGTTTAGTGTCATTGCTTGTTTAGGCGAAATGGGTGATCCACGCAGTTTTGATGTGCTAACAGAGGCGTTACAGTCAGAGAATAATTTAGTAAAAACCGTTGCCATTGGCTCTCTTGGGGAATTAGGAGATCAACGAGCGGTCGAAGTGTTAGAGCCGTTTGTGAGTGATGAAGATTGGCAAGCGCGATCGCGCCTCGTCCAAGCCTTGAGTCGTCTCGGTGGTGATAAAGCTCAAAGTCTCCTGCAACAACTCGCTCAAGATGAGGTGGAACAGGTAGCAGAAGAAGCAAAAACAGCACTGAATACATCTACCCAAAGATAG